One genomic region from Haloterrigena gelatinilytica encodes:
- a CDS encoding PAS domain S-box protein — MVSRSSRSGALDGSLGRRRSPVLLGVILVGALLLGLGPQLHDPSIVPLPFVLGLAARGGADREPTLERLAGELETFVSRIRDGEVGEAIAGPEADAEAVDFELDRDDALGRLSTAIDELTAAVRERERRFDERERELRETNERLGAVIEASPSALVALDTDETVTLWNPAAERVFGWSEDEVLDEPLPFVPDDRAEDHREIFDRLFDGESIAGLETRRVTKDGERIDVSISAAPIYGADGEIVGTMGALEDITERKDRERRLESTSARLEALFENSPDMIDVLDTEGTIVEANHRFCEMLGYEESELVGTKIWEYEALFDAADVEALLAELSVGERRKFEGRYRRRDGSTFPVEVHLIRIDFADETRFLAISRDVTDRKADERRLRERERELQRYKAYTDDVLDAIDDVFYVIDEDGALLRWNESLATVSGYDADEIDSMDAVEFFAEADRPAINEAIAEVLETGTARVEVPIRTADGESIPYEFVATRLEDLEGETVVTGIGRDISERTRYERDLERTTELLEQAQRLASVGGVEIDVRGDPYEVTASDEFYRQLDLEPGTTLTPDKMLAQFRPDDRPAIRSALSGAVEDGEAYDLEARLRSTDGEPRWVRVIGDPVREGGETVAVRGSMQDVTDRKHRERELERYETIVQSIGDPVYTLDEDGTVRFVNDAIETLAGYDPEALIGDDVSALLPPPDLERAREQVRELLREEEGPYATVETDFMTADGDVIETETHIALLPSEDGEFAGTAGVVRDITDRKERERELERYETIIQAIGDPVYTLDEDGTFQFVNDAIEPLAGYEPETLIGADVESVMSPTNLETARNLVRELLREDKLYETFEMDLETADGDVIEAENHMALLPSEDGEFAGTAGVVRDITDRKERERELERTTELLEQAQRIAGVGGWELDVTADPYDLTVSPQLQRLFGRDPSGATQRDVSAALGRYHPDDRSRVLSAVEDAVERAESYDLEVRMYTYDDELRWMRTIGEPIVDDGEVVAVRGSMQDITDRKRRERELERTTDLLERVQRMATIGGWELDLESQPRTATWTDEMYRLHDLPTDATPDLERTIECFHPDDRAFVRERVQTALETGTGYDLETRIRTREGEIRWVRAISEPIRNEDGDLYKYRGTVQDISDRKRRELALESLHETARGLLNAETESTVTDLVVETAAELLETDDVSAGVYLLDSETNRFEPVSSTAGFADRSGGAPSIAVGDGDSVLWTTYVTGTQTVVDDAEIGDRSPLFGGDASGGLLVPIGDYGVFVLLASPATIDDETRRLFETLVATTEAAFDRLESEANLRERDAELAAQNRRLRRQIQITEIIRGIDRSLIGADGRDEIERTVPERLVAADNVSFAWIGDLDASGSTLEPRTWAGDDPEYLDAVDFGLEGESQEPAVRAARSGTPTVVENVVEGLQGEAWRTNALDAGFQSAVAVPLTFEEYSYGVLTVYADEPDAFTDLERSVFAELGEGIANAINAAQTQEALHAETLVELTLDLETDDVLSRIATATGAAVTYEGLGTHGESETSLFFETRGASAAAVRDALDGLVSVTSARLVAESDSRCLFEATVTGDVLASRLVRHGGSPRSITADEGRTEVTVDVPVTTDVREFVEMLRDRYERVDLRSRRHVQRTMHTRQELVTSLFEDLTDRQLEVLRTAYLAGFFEWPRESTGEEIAEMLEVTQPTVNRHLRIGQQRLLARLFDDETLSLADGS; from the coding sequence ATGGTCAGTCGTTCGTCACGCAGCGGCGCCCTCGACGGGTCTCTCGGCCGGCGGCGGTCGCCGGTCCTCCTCGGGGTGATTCTCGTCGGTGCGCTACTCCTCGGTCTCGGACCGCAACTCCACGACCCGTCGATCGTTCCGCTCCCGTTCGTCCTCGGACTCGCCGCTCGCGGCGGCGCCGATCGGGAGCCGACGCTCGAGCGCCTCGCGGGCGAACTCGAGACGTTCGTCTCGCGGATTCGCGACGGCGAGGTCGGCGAAGCGATCGCCGGTCCCGAAGCGGACGCCGAAGCCGTCGACTTCGAACTCGACCGCGACGACGCCCTCGGCCGCCTCTCGACGGCGATCGACGAACTGACGGCGGCGGTCCGGGAGCGCGAGCGCCGGTTCGACGAGCGCGAACGGGAGCTCCGGGAGACGAACGAACGCCTCGGGGCGGTGATCGAAGCCTCGCCGTCGGCGCTGGTCGCGCTCGACACCGACGAGACGGTGACGCTGTGGAACCCCGCCGCCGAACGCGTCTTCGGCTGGAGCGAGGACGAGGTGCTCGACGAACCGCTGCCGTTCGTTCCGGACGACCGGGCGGAAGACCACCGCGAGATCTTCGACCGACTGTTCGATGGCGAGTCGATCGCCGGGCTCGAGACCCGGCGGGTGACGAAAGACGGCGAGCGGATCGACGTGAGTATCTCCGCCGCCCCGATCTACGGCGCCGACGGCGAGATCGTCGGCACGATGGGCGCCCTCGAGGACATCACCGAGCGCAAGGACCGCGAACGCCGGCTAGAGTCGACGAGCGCGCGCCTCGAGGCGCTGTTCGAGAACTCTCCCGACATGATCGACGTGCTCGATACCGAGGGGACGATCGTCGAGGCGAACCACCGGTTCTGCGAGATGCTGGGGTACGAGGAGTCGGAGCTGGTCGGCACGAAGATCTGGGAGTACGAAGCGCTGTTCGACGCCGCCGACGTCGAGGCGCTGCTCGCGGAGCTCTCGGTCGGCGAGCGGCGCAAGTTCGAGGGCCGATACCGCCGCCGCGACGGCTCGACGTTCCCCGTCGAGGTCCACCTGATCCGGATCGATTTCGCCGACGAGACCCGGTTTCTGGCGATCAGTCGCGACGTGACCGACCGGAAGGCCGACGAGCGGCGGTTGCGCGAGCGCGAGCGGGAACTGCAGCGATACAAGGCCTACACCGACGACGTCCTCGACGCCATCGACGACGTGTTCTACGTGATCGACGAGGACGGGGCCCTCCTGCGGTGGAACGAGTCGCTCGCCACGGTCTCCGGCTACGACGCCGACGAGATCGACTCGATGGACGCCGTCGAGTTCTTCGCCGAGGCGGATCGGCCGGCCATCAACGAGGCGATCGCCGAGGTTCTCGAGACCGGCACGGCCCGCGTGGAGGTGCCGATCCGGACCGCCGACGGCGAATCGATCCCCTACGAGTTCGTCGCGACTCGACTCGAGGACCTCGAGGGCGAGACCGTCGTGACCGGCATCGGTCGCGACATCTCCGAACGGACCCGCTACGAGCGCGATCTGGAGCGGACGACCGAACTGCTCGAGCAGGCCCAGCGGCTGGCGTCGGTCGGCGGCGTGGAAATCGACGTCCGCGGGGATCCCTACGAGGTGACCGCGTCCGACGAGTTCTACCGGCAACTCGACCTCGAGCCGGGAACGACCCTGACGCCCGACAAGATGCTCGCGCAGTTCCGTCCGGACGATCGGCCGGCGATTCGGTCGGCGCTTTCCGGCGCCGTCGAGGACGGCGAGGCGTACGATCTCGAGGCGCGACTCCGATCGACCGACGGCGAGCCGCGCTGGGTCCGGGTGATCGGCGATCCCGTCCGCGAAGGCGGGGAAACCGTCGCCGTTCGGGGGTCGATGCAGGACGTCACCGACCGCAAACACCGCGAGCGCGAACTCGAGCGCTACGAGACGATCGTCCAGTCGATCGGCGACCCGGTCTACACGCTCGACGAGGACGGGACGGTTCGGTTCGTCAACGACGCGATCGAGACCCTGGCGGGGTACGATCCCGAGGCGTTGATCGGCGACGACGTCTCGGCGCTCCTGCCGCCTCCGGACCTTGAGCGGGCCCGCGAACAGGTGCGGGAGCTGCTCCGTGAGGAGGAGGGACCGTACGCCACCGTCGAGACGGATTTCATGACGGCCGACGGCGACGTGATCGAGACCGAAACGCACATCGCCCTGTTGCCGTCCGAGGACGGCGAGTTCGCGGGCACGGCGGGGGTCGTCCGCGACATCACCGACCGCAAGGAACGCGAGCGCGAACTCGAGCGCTACGAGACGATCATCCAGGCGATCGGCGACCCGGTCTACACGCTCGACGAGGACGGGACGTTTCAGTTCGTCAACGACGCGATCGAGCCGCTGGCGGGGTACGAGCCCGAGACGCTGATCGGGGCGGACGTCGAGAGCGTAATGTCCCCGACGAATCTCGAGACCGCCCGGAACCTGGTCCGGGAGCTGCTCCGGGAGGACAAGCTCTACGAGACCTTCGAGATGGACCTCGAGACCGCCGACGGCGACGTGATCGAGGCGGAAAACCACATGGCGTTGTTACCGTCAGAGGACGGCGAGTTCGCGGGCACGGCGGGGGTCGTCCGCGACATCACCGACCGCAAGGAACGCGAGCGCGAACTCGAACGGACGACCGAATTACTCGAGCAGGCCCAGCGGATCGCCGGCGTGGGCGGCTGGGAGCTCGACGTGACGGCCGATCCCTACGATCTGACCGTGAGCCCCCAACTCCAGCGCCTGTTCGGCCGCGATCCGTCCGGCGCCACGCAACGGGACGTCTCGGCGGCGCTCGGGCGGTACCACCCCGACGATCGATCCCGCGTCCTCTCGGCCGTCGAGGACGCGGTCGAGCGCGCCGAGAGCTACGATCTCGAGGTCCGGATGTACACGTACGACGACGAGCTGCGGTGGATGCGGACGATCGGCGAACCGATCGTCGACGACGGCGAGGTCGTCGCCGTCCGCGGCTCGATGCAGGACATCACCGACCGCAAGCGACGCGAACGCGAACTCGAGCGAACGACGGATCTGCTCGAGCGGGTCCAGCGGATGGCGACGATCGGCGGCTGGGAACTCGACCTCGAGTCCCAGCCGCGGACCGCGACCTGGACCGACGAGATGTATCGGCTCCACGACCTCCCGACCGACGCGACACCCGACCTCGAGCGGACGATCGAGTGCTTCCATCCCGACGATCGGGCGTTCGTTCGCGAGCGAGTCCAGACGGCCCTCGAGACGGGGACGGGATACGATCTCGAGACGCGGATCCGAACCCGCGAGGGCGAGATCAGGTGGGTCCGCGCGATCAGCGAACCGATCCGGAACGAGGACGGCGACCTCTACAAGTACCGGGGCACGGTGCAGGACATCTCAGACCGGAAGCGCCGGGAACTGGCCCTCGAGTCGCTCCACGAGACCGCCCGCGGCCTGCTCAACGCGGAGACGGAGTCGACGGTTACCGACCTGGTCGTCGAGACGGCCGCCGAACTGCTCGAGACCGACGACGTCAGCGCGGGCGTCTACCTGCTCGACTCCGAGACCAACCGGTTCGAACCGGTCTCGTCGACGGCCGGCTTCGCCGATCGGTCCGGCGGCGCACCGTCCATCGCGGTCGGCGACGGCGACTCCGTGCTCTGGACGACCTACGTGACGGGCACCCAGACCGTCGTCGACGACGCCGAGATCGGCGATCGATCGCCGCTGTTCGGCGGCGACGCTTCCGGCGGGCTGCTCGTCCCGATCGGCGACTACGGCGTCTTCGTCCTGCTGGCCTCGCCCGCGACGATCGACGACGAAACCCGACGGCTGTTCGAGACGCTCGTCGCGACCACCGAAGCGGCCTTCGACCGCCTCGAGAGCGAGGCGAACCTCCGGGAGCGCGACGCGGAGCTGGCGGCCCAGAACCGTCGGCTTCGGCGCCAGATCCAGATCACGGAGATCATCCGCGGGATCGACCGGTCGCTCATCGGCGCCGACGGCCGCGACGAGATCGAGCGAACCGTCCCCGAGCGACTCGTCGCGGCGGACAACGTCTCCTTCGCCTGGATCGGCGACCTCGACGCGAGCGGCTCGACCCTCGAGCCGCGCACCTGGGCCGGCGACGACCCGGAGTACCTGGACGCGGTCGACTTCGGTCTCGAGGGGGAATCTCAGGAGCCCGCGGTTCGGGCCGCTCGATCGGGGACGCCGACGGTCGTCGAGAACGTCGTCGAGGGCCTCCAGGGAGAGGCGTGGCGAACGAACGCGCTCGACGCGGGCTTCCAGTCGGCCGTCGCCGTCCCGCTCACCTTCGAGGAGTACAGCTACGGCGTCCTGACGGTCTACGCCGACGAACCCGACGCGTTCACCGACCTCGAGCGCTCGGTGTTCGCCGAACTCGGCGAGGGGATCGCGAACGCGATCAACGCGGCCCAAACCCAGGAAGCCCTTCACGCCGAGACGCTCGTCGAACTGACCCTCGACCTCGAGACCGACGACGTCCTGTCGCGGATCGCGACGGCGACCGGCGCCGCGGTCACCTACGAGGGGCTCGGCACCCACGGCGAGTCGGAAACGTCCCTGTTCTTCGAGACTCGAGGGGCGTCGGCGGCGGCCGTCCGCGACGCGCTCGACGGCCTCGTCTCCGTGACGTCCGCGCGCCTCGTCGCCGAATCCGACTCGCGCTGTCTGTTCGAGGCGACCGTCACCGGCGACGTCCTCGCCTCGCGGCTGGTCCGCCACGGCGGGAGCCCGCGATCGATCACGGCCGACGAGGGCCGGACCGAGGTCACCGTCGACGTCCCCGTGACGACCGACGTTCGCGAGTTCGTCGAGATGCTCCGGGATCGGTACGAGCGCGTCGACCTCCGGTCGCGCCGGCACGTCCAGCGGACGATGCACACCCGCCAGGAACTGGTGACGTCGCTGTTCGAGGACCTGACCGACCGACAGCTCGAGGTGCTTCGGACGGCGTATCTGGCCGGCTTCTTCGAGTGGCCCCGCGAGAGCACCGGCGAGGAGATCGCCGAGATGCTCGAGGTGACTCAGCCGACGGTCAACCGCCACCTCCGGATCGGCCAGCAGCGGCTGCTGGCGCGCCTGTTCGACGACGAGACGCTCTCGCTCGCCGACGGCTCCTGA
- a CDS encoding HalOD1 output domain-containing protein — MSGTTLDYHNDSLSLSVIEAIADATDTDPVELEPLYHVVDPEALDQLFQGTTPATARVQFSYGEHTVEVRGDGTILVDGTVHESP, encoded by the coding sequence ATGTCCGGAACGACGCTCGACTACCACAACGATTCGCTCAGTCTCTCAGTGATCGAGGCCATCGCCGACGCGACCGACACCGACCCCGTCGAACTCGAGCCGCTGTACCACGTCGTCGACCCCGAGGCGCTCGATCAGCTCTTTCAGGGGACCACGCCGGCGACCGCTCGCGTCCAGTTCAGCTACGGCGAGCACACCGTCGAAGTTCGAGGCGACGGCACCATTCTGGTCGACGGAACGGTCCATGAGAGCCCGTAA
- a CDS encoding PAS domain-containing protein, whose protein sequence is MTPATVAPALDGPSPIAGELTALAVGDRRHTERVEAAVDDDDRIAVRTAPSVADALPELDDVDCFVGSYPPENGTGLIERVTEGTIDLPIVLLVDEGATVDDGVRSHGWLDWVDRAAAIEDGDRLRRRIRSLVERRRLAGLSRRSLAGIELAGDAIAIVAPDGTVQFANRGFAMQFGYGRDDLAGRSWRTLFTDDSVERLETAAVPTVADGWRWTGSCTGRRNSGGTFPVRVRLGGPEDGGLVFVVEPVDTDADAGDSS, encoded by the coding sequence ATGACGCCGGCGACGGTCGCGCCCGCCCTCGACGGTCCGTCGCCGATCGCCGGGGAGCTCACGGCCCTCGCCGTCGGCGATCGACGGCACACCGAGCGGGTCGAAGCCGCCGTCGACGACGACGATCGAATCGCGGTTCGGACCGCGCCCTCGGTCGCGGACGCCCTCCCGGAGCTCGACGACGTCGACTGTTTCGTCGGCTCCTACCCGCCGGAAAACGGCACCGGCCTCATCGAGCGGGTCACCGAGGGGACGATCGACCTCCCGATCGTCCTGCTCGTCGACGAGGGAGCGACGGTCGACGACGGAGTACGCTCCCACGGCTGGCTCGATTGGGTGGACCGCGCCGCGGCGATCGAGGACGGCGATCGGCTGCGCCGCCGGATTCGGTCGCTCGTCGAGCGGCGACGCCTCGCCGGACTCTCCCGGCGCTCGCTGGCCGGCATCGAACTCGCCGGGGACGCGATCGCCATCGTCGCGCCCGACGGCACCGTCCAGTTCGCGAACCGCGGGTTCGCGATGCAGTTCGGCTACGGTCGGGACGACCTCGCCGGACGCTCGTGGCGGACGCTGTTTACCGACGACAGCGTCGAGCGCCTCGAGACGGCCGCGGTGCCGACGGTCGCGGACGGCTGGCGCTGGACCGGGAGCTGTACCGGCCGTCGAAACTCGGGGGGGACGTTTCCGGTTCGGGTCCGCCTGGGCGGTCCCGAGGACGGGGGGCTGGTGTTCGTGGTCGAACCCGTCGATACGGACGCCGATGCGGGCGACTCGAGCTAG